A single region of the Biomaibacter acetigenes genome encodes:
- the hxlA gene encoding 3-hexulose-6-phosphate synthase yields the protein MKLQLSCDLISIDRAVKLAEDILPFIDIIEMGTPFLLQNGINAVKTFKERFPTKLILADMKIMDSGYEEAKMAFEAGADIVTVLAVSSPNTIRNAIVCAKEFGKEVMADMIEVKNIIERAKFLQDLGIDYICVHTAVDNQKSENPLADLYTLKQSIENARLAVAGGIKLENIDAVICEKPDIVIVGGGLTKAPNPREIARAMKEKMENISRIGKDDEICGV from the coding sequence ATGAAACTTCAATTATCGTGTGATCTTATCAGCATTGATCGTGCTGTCAAGCTGGCGGAAGACATACTGCCCTTTATAGATATAATAGAAATGGGAACGCCTTTTTTATTGCAAAACGGTATAAATGCAGTGAAGACATTCAAAGAAAGATTTCCGACCAAACTTATTCTTGCCGATATGAAAATCATGGACAGCGGATATGAAGAGGCAAAGATGGCTTTTGAAGCGGGAGCGGATATCGTCACGGTGCTGGCGGTATCCTCGCCCAATACAATTCGAAACGCCATTGTGTGTGCGAAAGAGTTTGGCAAAGAGGTAATGGCGGATATGATAGAAGTGAAGAACATTATAGAAAGAGCTAAATTCCTGCAAGATTTGGGAATAGATTATATTTGCGTGCACACCGCGGTGGACAATCAGAAATCCGAAAACCCGCTGGCAGATTTGTATACGTTAAAACAAAGTATTGAAAATGCAAGGTTGGCAGTAGCCGGTGGAATCAAACTTGAAAACATAGATGCTGTTATATGTGAAAAGCCCGATATTGTCATAGTGGGCGGGGGCTTGACCAAAGCGCCCAATCCCCGGGAGATTGCAAGAGCCATGAAAGAAAAAATGGAAAATATAAGCAGGATAGGTAAAGATGATGAAATTTGCGGAGTATAA
- the rbsD gene encoding D-ribose pyranase has translation MIKKGILHPQLKHVLTSIGHQDYLAMVDSGYCVPLGVERVDLAFLPNIPTMLQVLDGVLDELAVEKIILAEEIHEHAPEFLKEIKKRFPDNFPIEFVPHVELKEIIKQSKAVVRTGDFGTHYGNMVLVAGCVY, from the coding sequence ATGATAAAAAAGGGAATCCTTCATCCGCAATTGAAGCATGTTTTGACATCGATAGGCCACCAGGATTATCTTGCCATGGTGGACTCCGGATACTGCGTCCCACTGGGGGTCGAGAGAGTGGACCTGGCATTTCTGCCAAATATTCCGACAATGCTTCAGGTTCTGGATGGCGTTCTGGATGAGCTTGCCGTAGAAAAAATAATACTGGCGGAAGAGATTCACGAACATGCTCCGGAATTTTTAAAAGAGATTAAAAAAAGATTTCCCGATAATTTCCCCATTGAGTTTGTGCCGCACGTGGAATTGAAAGAAATAATAAAGCAATCCAAAGCGGTAGTACGCACCGGCGATTTCGGGACCCATTACGGCAACATGGTTCTTGTGGCGGGTTGCGTATACTAA
- the hxlB gene encoding 6-phospho-3-hexuloisomerase: MMKFAEYKNKILNEISLTLDAVSEEKVDELTEAIRSAGRIFVDGAGRSGYMMRCFAMRLMHIGFCTYFLGETVTPGAREKDILIIGSGSGETGSLVARAKKARKIGCKIAVITISGCCSLGSLADWVIEIPAPTAKIETEYKSIQPMGNLFEQALLLTCEIMIMKIMEKTGISSDEMFKNHANLE, from the coding sequence ATGATGAAATTTGCGGAGTATAAGAATAAGATCCTCAATGAAATTTCCCTGACCCTCGATGCGGTGTCGGAGGAAAAGGTCGATGAGCTGACAGAAGCCATACGTTCCGCCGGCAGGATTTTTGTTGACGGCGCGGGAAGATCCGGATATATGATGAGATGCTTTGCCATGAGGCTGATGCACATCGGCTTTTGCACATATTTTCTGGGCGAAACGGTTACTCCCGGCGCAAGAGAAAAAGATATATTGATAATAGGCTCAGGTTCGGGCGAAACAGGTTCGCTTGTCGCCAGGGCGAAAAAGGCAAGAAAGATTGGGTGCAAGATCGCAGTCATTACCATATCGGGTTGCTGCAGTCTAGGCAGCCTGGCTGATTGGGTTATTGAAATTCCGGCTCCCACGGCAAAAATAGAAACTGAATATAAATCCATTCAGCCCATGGGAAATTTGTTTGAACAGGCTCTTTTGTTGACATGCGAAATCATGATTATGAAAATCATGGAGAAGACCGGAATTTCATCCGACGAAATGTTTAAAAACCATGCCAATTTAGAATAA
- the rbsD gene encoding D-ribose pyranase has product MKKGGILNKRLNEVIASLGHMDTIVICDAGLPIPDENQRVDLAFEPGTPGQIQVLKAVLNEVVVEKVIMAEESKKVSPEMHEEILKLLGDKEIEYVPHTEFKERSKKSKAIIRTGEFTPYSNVMLVCGCAY; this is encoded by the coding sequence ATGAAAAAGGGCGGTATATTAAACAAAAGACTGAATGAGGTCATCGCTAGCCTCGGTCACATGGATACGATAGTCATATGTGACGCCGGTTTGCCTATTCCCGATGAAAATCAGAGAGTGGACCTGGCATTCGAACCGGGAACTCCAGGACAAATCCAGGTATTGAAAGCCGTATTAAATGAAGTTGTAGTTGAAAAAGTAATTATGGCTGAGGAAAGCAAGAAAGTAAGCCCGGAGATGCACGAAGAGATATTAAAATTACTTGGCGATAAAGAAATTGAATATGTACCCCATACCGAGTTTAAGGAAAGAAGTAAAAAGTCAAAAGCCATCATCAGAACCGGAGAATTTACTCCGTATTCGAATGTCATGCTGGTATGCGGCTGCGCTTATTAA
- the deoC gene encoding deoxyribose-phosphate aldolase, which produces MECNVTLKDLAGMIDNTNLKVDVQREDLEKLCKESIKYGFKSVAVNHSSIKYCRQLLAGTGVGIVTGVSYPLGTNTLEEKLFETKHTIEIGATEIDYVINISELRAKNYDYMKKEMEEILKVCRQNNVLCKVILETYYLTDDEIIAMCKIASEVKPDFIKTSTGQIQGGGARVEHVSLIKEALGDSGVQVKAAGGIKTLEDALNMIEAGATRLGTSSGTKIMEEYMERFS; this is translated from the coding sequence ATGGAATGTAATGTTACATTGAAAGACCTGGCGGGAATGATCGACAACACTAATTTGAAAGTTGATGTTCAAAGAGAAGATCTGGAAAAATTATGCAAGGAAAGCATAAAGTATGGATTTAAATCTGTTGCCGTCAATCACTCTTCAATAAAATACTGCAGGCAATTGCTGGCGGGAACAGGTGTGGGAATTGTCACCGGCGTAAGTTATCCCCTGGGTACCAATACTCTGGAAGAAAAACTTTTTGAAACAAAACATACGATAGAAATAGGCGCCACTGAAATAGATTATGTGATAAACATTTCCGAACTTCGGGCAAAAAATTATGACTATATGAAAAAAGAGATGGAAGAAATACTGAAAGTATGCAGGCAAAACAACGTATTATGCAAAGTTATACTTGAAACTTATTATTTGACAGATGATGAAATCATAGCAATGTGTAAAATAGCATCTGAAGTTAAACCGGACTTTATAAAGACATCAACAGGACAGATTCAGGGCGGCGGAGCCAGAGTGGAACACGTAAGCCTGATTAAGGAAGCCCTGGGTGACAGTGGAGTTCAGGTTAAAGCCGCGGGCGGAATTAAGACTCTGGAAGACGCTCTGAACATGATAGAGGCAGGAGCGACAAGACTGGGGACAAGTTCGGGAACTAAAATCATGGAAGAATATATGGAAAGGTTCAGCTAG
- the rbsK gene encoding ribokinase translates to MKKPKITVLGSFVVDLMSRTPHLPARGETVFGGPFKLGPGGKGSNQGVAAHKAGADVTMVTKLGRDDFAQIALNSFKSVGMRTDYIFFDNEHETGAALIMVENGTGENEIVVSIGACNYITDDEVESVREEIRNSKLLLTQLETNLSAVYKAIDIANEYGVMVVLNTAPVQPVPEQIYKKVDVLTPNETEASILSGIEIKDIEGAKKAAEYFVEKGVKSVVITLGSNGVYVKSPEFEGHVPAFALDNVIDTTGAGDAFNGGFATALAEGKSIKEAAIFGNAVAGISVTRIGTAPAMPWREEVEEFLKKHFYEGDKK, encoded by the coding sequence ATGAAAAAGCCAAAAATAACTGTGCTCGGCAGCTTTGTGGTCGACTTAATGAGCAGGACTCCCCATTTGCCCGCAAGGGGTGAGACCGTGTTTGGAGGGCCTTTTAAACTGGGGCCCGGAGGAAAAGGCTCAAATCAGGGGGTTGCCGCTCATAAGGCGGGAGCCGATGTGACAATGGTCACAAAACTCGGGAGAGATGATTTTGCCCAAATTGCCTTAAATAGCTTTAAAAGTGTAGGAATGAGGACAGACTATATATTTTTTGACAATGAACATGAGACAGGCGCAGCCCTTATCATGGTTGAAAACGGCACCGGGGAAAATGAGATCGTGGTTTCCATAGGAGCGTGCAATTACATTACCGATGACGAAGTGGAATCGGTAAGGGAAGAAATAAGGAATTCGAAGCTGTTGTTGACACAGCTGGAAACAAATTTAAGTGCGGTATATAAGGCAATCGACATAGCCAACGAATACGGAGTAATGGTCGTTTTAAATACTGCTCCCGTTCAGCCTGTTCCCGAGCAAATATATAAAAAAGTCGACGTTTTGACGCCCAATGAGACCGAGGCATCGATTCTGTCGGGGATTGAAATAAAAGATATAGAAGGGGCAAAAAAAGCCGCCGAGTATTTTGTTGAGAAAGGGGTAAAATCTGTCGTCATAACTCTGGGTTCGAATGGGGTATATGTAAAATCGCCGGAATTTGAGGGCCATGTTCCCGCTTTTGCGCTGGACAACGTAATCGACACCACTGGCGCCGGTGATGCCTTTAACGGCGGGTTTGCCACGGCTCTGGCGGAAGGCAAAAGCATAAAAGAGGCAGCCATTTTTGGAAATGCCGTGGCCGGAATTTCGGTCACTCGGATAGGAACCGCTCCTGCCATGCCCTGGAGAGAAGAAGTCGAAGAATTTTTAAAAAAGCATTTTTACGAAGGTGATAAAAAATGA
- the deoC gene encoding deoxyribose-phosphate aldolase, which translates to MSRKLAKFIDHTLLKPEATSDQIKALCKEAIEYGFASVCINPCRVKLASELLKGTDVKVCTVIGFPLGAATPEVKAFETKNAIDNGASEVDMVMNIGAMKEKDYELVEKDIRAVVEAAGGKAIVKVILENCLLEKDEIKKACEICIKAGADFVKTSTGFNKSGATLEDVKLMKETVKDRAGVKAAGGIKDAITAKAMIEAGASRLGTSSSIKIVSEMED; encoded by the coding sequence ATGAGCAGAAAACTTGCAAAATTCATCGATCATACACTGTTAAAACCCGAAGCGACATCAGACCAGATCAAAGCCCTGTGCAAAGAGGCAATAGAATACGGCTTTGCTTCCGTCTGTATAAATCCGTGCCGGGTAAAACTGGCTTCAGAGCTGTTGAAAGGTACAGATGTGAAAGTATGTACGGTGATAGGATTTCCTTTAGGAGCCGCAACTCCGGAAGTTAAAGCCTTTGAGACGAAAAACGCCATTGACAATGGCGCCAGCGAAGTGGATATGGTGATGAACATCGGCGCCATGAAAGAAAAGGATTACGAACTGGTGGAAAAGGATATTCGAGCAGTCGTGGAAGCCGCCGGTGGAAAGGCGATTGTTAAGGTGATTTTGGAGAATTGTTTGCTGGAAAAAGACGAAATAAAAAAAGCATGCGAAATCTGTATTAAAGCCGGAGCGGATTTTGTCAAAACTTCCACCGGTTTTAATAAATCCGGTGCAACTCTGGAGGATGTAAAATTGATGAAGGAAACGGTGAAGGACAGAGCCGGGGTAAAAGCCGCCGGAGGCATCAAAGACGCAATAACCGCAAAAGCCATGATCGAGGCGGGAGCATCCCGGTTGGGCACCAGTTCTTCAATAAAAATTGTTTCTGAAATGGAAGACTAG
- the dapF gene encoding diaminopimelate epimerase: MYFTKMHGLGNDFILVNGFREDAAAVVKNAKKLCDRHLGIGADGVILALPSDKADVKMRVINSDGSEAPMCGNGIRCFARYVFTRGIVSKTKMSVETLAGIMKPEIIIIDDVIEAVKVDMGHYSLLKKDVPIMGSPDEEALDLEVEAQDRKYIATGVSMGNPHCVIFVDNVDGVPLEKVGPILENHPLFPKKTNVEFIEVKGKDHLKMRVWERGCGLTLACGTGACASAVAAYKKGIAGNKVKVSLTVGDLMIEIQDDRRVFMTGPAKEVYSGDIILAGL; encoded by the coding sequence ATGTACTTTACAAAGATGCACGGTCTGGGGAATGATTTTATTTTAGTCAACGGCTTCAGGGAAGATGCCGCCGCCGTCGTGAAGAATGCAAAAAAATTGTGCGACAGGCATCTGGGGATCGGGGCCGACGGAGTGATTCTGGCTCTGCCGTCAGATAAGGCAGACGTAAAAATGAGGGTCATAAACAGCGACGGCAGCGAAGCCCCCATGTGCGGCAACGGCATCCGGTGCTTTGCCCGGTATGTTTTTACAAGAGGTATTGTTTCCAAAACTAAAATGTCTGTGGAAACTCTGGCGGGCATTATGAAGCCGGAAATCATAATAATCGACGATGTTATAGAAGCCGTCAAGGTGGATATGGGGCACTACAGTCTTTTGAAAAAAGATGTCCCGATAATGGGCAGCCCTGATGAAGAAGCTCTAGACCTGGAAGTTGAGGCGCAGGACCGGAAATATATTGCTACCGGAGTTTCTATGGGAAATCCTCACTGCGTCATTTTTGTAGATAATGTTGATGGCGTACCGCTAGAGAAGGTTGGGCCCATTCTCGAAAATCATCCCCTTTTCCCGAAAAAGACCAATGTGGAATTTATTGAGGTGAAAGGGAAAGACCACCTCAAGATGAGGGTATGGGAGCGGGGATGCGGGCTGACTCTTGCCTGCGGGACCGGAGCCTGTGCATCGGCGGTGGCCGCATACAAAAAAGGTATTGCCGGAAACAAGGTTAAGGTATCACTTACGGTGGGGGACCTGATGATTGAGATACAGGATGACCGGAGGGTTTTCATGACAGGCCCCGCAAAGGAAGTATATTCAGGAGATATAATTCTGGCAGGATTATAA
- a CDS encoding ABC transporter substrate-binding protein has translation MRKKYYYLTLMLILVFVAGIFMTACGGQKQTDNQSGQQSQSQTQSEQSQSSGKEPIKIGHEVALTGDASMWGQSEENALQMEIEKINAAGGVNGRPLKLISYDNRADSIEAVNVAKRLIEQDKVVAIIGPAQSGVANAISSVTEEAKVPFIATTATNPLVTVPKEGQLRKYAFRTCFIDPFQGRVAAQFAYYRLNAKKAAILYDVGSDYSAWLAKYFEDAFKEMKGEIVGKEAFRSGELDYRAMLGKIKQANPDVIFIPTAQKEAALAAKQARDLGIKATLMGGDNWGSPDLITLGGSAVEGGYFVNLASMEDPDIQDFIKEYKAKFNTDPVLPNPVMAIDALYMLVDAIKRAGTTDGPALADALENTSNLKVLTGILTIDPSTHNPLNKPAIIQQVKDGKFIYVEKYVTK, from the coding sequence ATGAGAAAAAAGTATTATTATCTTACATTGATGTTGATTCTGGTTTTTGTAGCAGGTATTTTTATGACAGCTTGCGGAGGGCAGAAACAGACCGATAATCAGAGTGGGCAGCAAAGCCAGAGTCAGACTCAGTCTGAGCAGAGTCAGAGCAGCGGCAAAGAACCCATAAAGATAGGCCATGAAGTAGCTTTAACCGGCGATGCTTCCATGTGGGGTCAATCCGAAGAAAACGCCCTTCAAATGGAGATTGAGAAAATAAATGCGGCAGGCGGTGTGAACGGAAGACCGCTGAAGCTTATATCTTATGATAATAGAGCCGATTCCATAGAAGCCGTTAATGTGGCAAAAAGATTGATTGAGCAGGATAAAGTAGTGGCTATTATTGGCCCTGCTCAGAGCGGTGTGGCCAATGCCATTTCTTCGGTTACTGAAGAAGCCAAGGTTCCTTTTATAGCCACCACTGCAACCAACCCTCTAGTAACGGTTCCCAAGGAAGGTCAGCTCAGGAAATACGCATTCAGGACATGCTTCATTGACCCGTTCCAGGGCAGAGTTGCGGCGCAGTTTGCCTATTACAGGCTGAACGCAAAAAAAGCCGCCATTTTATATGATGTGGGTTCAGATTATTCCGCATGGCTTGCCAAGTATTTTGAGGATGCATTCAAAGAAATGAAAGGCGAAATTGTTGGTAAAGAAGCCTTCAGATCTGGAGAACTGGATTATAGGGCCATGCTTGGAAAGATAAAACAGGCCAATCCCGATGTTATTTTCATCCCCACAGCCCAGAAAGAAGCGGCTCTTGCGGCCAAACAGGCAAGAGACCTTGGCATAAAGGCAACCCTGATGGGCGGGGACAACTGGGGAAGTCCGGATCTTATCACTCTGGGTGGCTCGGCCGTGGAGGGCGGCTATTTTGTGAACCTGGCTTCGATGGAAGATCCGGACATACAGGATTTCATAAAGGAATATAAAGCAAAATTCAATACGGATCCGGTACTGCCGAATCCTGTCATGGCAATAGACGCTCTCTACATGCTGGTTGACGCCATAAAGAGAGCAGGAACCACCGATGGCCCAGCGCTGGCCGATGCCCTTGAAAATACGAGCAACCTGAAAGTGCTAACAGGTATACTGACCATCGATCCTTCCACTCATAATCCTTTAAATAAGCCGGCAATAATCCAACAGGTGAAAGATGGTAAATTTATCTACGTAGAAAAATATGTTACAAAGTAA
- a CDS encoding branched-chain amino acid ABC transporter permease: MFLQTLITGLSIGGIYALMAVGYSLVFSILNFSNFAHGTIIMLGAYIGYFLISSFKLGFPFSFIGAIVGAALLALINVRLAYSPLINRKAPPLYLMITAMGVSIFLENMVYVTVGSHFYSFPEIFKQSTIKFFGSDISPLDLFALIFSFIAIFALHLFLTRTKMGTAIRAASYDMTVASLNGVNMNKLIGIVFILAGAFGGLAGVFLGVKYMVYPTMGWITNKAYIAAVIGGLGSLPGAVIGGVILGVLETFVSVYVSSVIRDVFSFSLVILFLVILPAGLLGKYLEEKV, translated from the coding sequence ATGTTTCTACAAACATTGATCACGGGACTTTCTATCGGAGGCATCTACGCATTGATGGCGGTAGGGTACTCCCTGGTGTTTTCAATATTGAATTTCAGCAATTTTGCTCACGGCACTATCATAATGCTGGGGGCATATATAGGATATTTTTTAATATCCTCATTTAAATTGGGTTTCCCCTTTTCTTTTATTGGCGCCATTGTTGGGGCGGCGCTGCTAGCTCTAATAAACGTGAGGCTGGCCTACAGTCCCCTTATAAACAGAAAAGCTCCGCCTTTATATCTGATGATAACGGCCATGGGTGTTTCAATTTTTTTAGAAAACATGGTGTATGTGACTGTGGGGTCACATTTTTATTCTTTTCCGGAAATATTTAAACAATCCACCATCAAATTTTTTGGAAGCGACATAAGTCCTCTGGACTTGTTTGCGCTGATATTTTCATTCATAGCCATTTTCGCCCTTCACCTTTTCCTAACCAGGACAAAAATGGGAACTGCCATCAGAGCGGCTTCTTACGATATGACAGTAGCTTCGCTGAACGGAGTGAACATGAATAAACTTATAGGAATCGTGTTCATACTTGCCGGCGCTTTCGGAGGTCTGGCCGGAGTTTTCCTGGGAGTAAAATATATGGTTTATCCTACCATGGGCTGGATAACCAACAAGGCGTATATTGCGGCAGTAATAGGCGGCCTGGGAAGTCTGCCCGGCGCCGTTATCGGTGGGGTTATTCTGGGAGTGCTGGAGACTTTTGTGTCGGTGTATGTTTCTTCAGTCATAAGAGATGTTTTCAGCTTTTCGCTGGTTATTTTATTTCTTGTCATCCTTCCGGCCGGCCTGCTTGGTAAATATTTAGAAGAAAAGGTGTAA
- a CDS encoding sigma-54 interaction domain-containing protein, whose protein sequence is MDYQSSVIELIDEGIIAIDSMAHIKIYNRMARDIFGLNPDEGPGHPEGRIAEGDIVIIADNLLGADDGGLEPEDLRVIGIEPSEIERGDAVVAIGTVGGGTGSGVFNRLDKKIPAERLSVETSIDGLKLKAQIDFDLKRLRVTVDSSHYDYVFRWAAGHMIIVDGTSHQVKFYQTRGYTARQEELKAVLYGKPFRGKGKYGQVFQVLEKHINEIHPDSHIIRGLMAVARGESCEVRGLESMINGIPVRCSMEPLVIEGKKVGAFLKVLDITELKALQNERQKVLTSLENLENRIKIERIQKEAFRDIVGSGEKIRRVVEMAKKAAETSSTVLLTGESGTGKGLFAEAIHRASSRRDGPFIYVNCASIPENLLESELFGHEKGAFTGAVAEKQGKFELADGGTIFLDEIAELPLTLQAKLLHVIQKRTFTRVGGVKPIQVDIRIIVASNRNLEEAVKKGEFREDLFYRINVISILLPPLREHKEDLYLLVSYILPRMAERAGKKAVQISGEVMKIFLDYDWPGNVRELENVLERAAIMADGDIIMPEHLPEYILGQNKNDNIDDMITVKKIGPLKELLMETEIHAVKKALEICGGNRKKAMEMLGVGKTNFYKKLKKAMSS, encoded by the coding sequence ATGGATTACCAATCTTCCGTAATAGAACTTATCGATGAAGGTATAATAGCCATAGATTCCATGGCGCACATCAAGATTTACAACCGTATGGCCCGAGACATTTTCGGGCTTAATCCCGACGAGGGCCCCGGACACCCGGAAGGAAGGATCGCTGAAGGGGATATTGTCATTATTGCAGACAACCTGCTGGGCGCCGATGACGGTGGACTTGAACCGGAAGATTTGAGGGTTATAGGGATAGAACCGTCGGAGATAGAGAGAGGAGATGCCGTCGTAGCCATAGGGACGGTGGGCGGCGGAACTGGAAGCGGCGTATTCAACAGGCTGGATAAAAAGATACCGGCAGAACGTCTTTCGGTTGAGACCTCAATAGACGGTTTAAAGCTCAAAGCGCAGATTGATTTTGATCTGAAACGCTTGAGGGTAACGGTAGACAGCAGCCATTACGATTATGTTTTTCGCTGGGCTGCAGGCCACATGATTATAGTTGATGGGACAAGCCACCAGGTTAAATTTTATCAGACCCGAGGCTACACGGCTCGGCAAGAAGAGCTCAAGGCGGTTTTGTATGGCAAACCTTTTCGGGGAAAGGGGAAATACGGCCAGGTCTTTCAGGTGCTGGAAAAACATATAAACGAGATTCACCCCGACTCGCATATAATCCGGGGTTTGATGGCCGTTGCCCGAGGCGAAAGCTGTGAGGTGAGGGGCCTGGAGTCCATGATTAACGGCATTCCTGTGAGATGTTCCATGGAACCTCTTGTGATCGAAGGTAAAAAGGTTGGCGCTTTTTTGAAAGTGCTGGATATAACCGAGCTTAAAGCTCTTCAAAATGAGCGCCAGAAAGTTTTAACATCCCTGGAGAATCTTGAAAACCGCATAAAAATTGAAAGGATTCAAAAGGAAGCTTTCAGGGACATAGTTGGAAGCGGCGAGAAAATCCGACGGGTGGTAGAAATGGCAAAAAAAGCCGCGGAAACCAGTTCGACAGTGCTTCTGACCGGGGAAAGCGGCACCGGCAAGGGACTTTTTGCAGAGGCCATACACCGGGCCAGTTCTCGTAGAGACGGTCCCTTTATATATGTCAACTGTGCTTCTATTCCAGAAAATCTGCTGGAAAGCGAGCTTTTCGGCCACGAAAAGGGTGCTTTTACAGGGGCTGTCGCTGAAAAGCAGGGGAAATTCGAACTGGCTGATGGCGGTACCATTTTTCTTGATGAAATAGCGGAACTTCCGCTCACTCTTCAGGCAAAGCTCCTCCATGTCATACAGAAGAGAACTTTCACGCGGGTGGGTGGAGTAAAACCTATCCAGGTTGATATCAGGATTATTGTAGCTTCAAACCGAAATCTGGAGGAAGCGGTTAAAAAAGGAGAATTTAGGGAAGATTTGTTTTACAGGATAAATGTAATCTCCATTCTGCTGCCGCCCCTTCGGGAACATAAGGAAGACCTGTATCTTCTGGTGAGTTATATTCTCCCCCGAATGGCGGAAAGGGCCGGAAAGAAAGCTGTTCAAATATCCGGCGAGGTCATGAAGATATTTCTGGATTACGATTGGCCCGGAAATGTAAGAGAACTGGAAAATGTGCTGGAAAGGGCTGCAATAATGGCTGATGGGGACATTATCATGCCTGAACATCTGCCTGAATATATATTGGGGCAAAACAAGAATGATAATATCGACGACATGATAACTGTAAAAAAAATCGGACCTTTAAAAGAGCTTTTGATGGAGACGGAAATTCATGCGGTAAAAAAAGCGCTTGAAATCTGCGGCGGCAATAGAAAAAAGGCTATGGAAATGCTGGGAGTGGGTAAAACCAATTTCTATAAAAAGCTAAAAAAAGCCATGAGTTCGTGA
- a CDS encoding diaminopimelate dehydrogenase, with product MEKAKIAIVGFGHVSREALAAVLESPDMEVAGVVLRNPVKVAEVQKEAGEIPVVTDVKELGEVDVAILGIASRAVPEVAKKYLEQGINTVDSFDIHGEAIMKMRRDLDREAKAHNAVAVISAGWDPGTDSIIRTVMEAIAPKGLTYTNFGPGMSMGHTVAVKAVEGVEDAVSMTIPEGTGLHKRLVYVKLKDGYEFEKVAEAIKQDPYFVHDETHVYCVEDVESLIDVGHGVHMERKGVSGITHNQRMEFIMSVTNPAATAQVMVSAARASLRQKPGCYTLPEIPPIDYIYGEREALLRRLV from the coding sequence TTGGAAAAAGCAAAAATCGCCATAGTGGGTTTTGGCCATGTGAGCAGGGAAGCCCTGGCTGCCGTTCTGGAAAGCCCTGATATGGAGGTTGCAGGCGTAGTCCTCAGAAATCCGGTGAAAGTGGCGGAAGTACAGAAAGAGGCAGGGGAGATTCCTGTGGTCACTGATGTGAAGGAACTTGGGGAGGTTGATGTCGCCATACTTGGAATTGCCAGCCGGGCGGTGCCGGAAGTGGCGAAAAAATATCTTGAACAGGGGATAAACACCGTAGACAGCTTTGACATCCATGGAGAAGCGATAATGAAGATGAGGCGGGATCTTGACAGAGAGGCAAAGGCGCATAATGCTGTTGCCGTAATTTCCGCCGGATGGGACCCGGGCACCGACTCTATAATAAGGACGGTCATGGAAGCCATTGCTCCAAAAGGGCTTACATATACCAATTTCGGTCCCGGCATGAGCATGGGGCATACGGTGGCTGTTAAGGCTGTGGAAGGTGTAGAGGACGCCGTATCTATGACAATACCCGAAGGCACCGGCCTTCACAAACGCCTCGTATACGTAAAGCTAAAAGACGGGTACGAATTTGAAAAAGTAGCGGAAGCCATCAAACAAGACCCGTATTTTGTCCATGATGAAACCCATGTGTATTGCGTCGAAGACGTTGAAAGCCTTATCGATGTAGGGCACGGCGTCCACATGGAGAGAAAAGGCGTGTCGGGCATAACTCATAACCAGAGGATGGAATTCATCATGTCGGTGACAAACCCTGCGGCCACGGCCCAGGTCATGGTATCCGCGGCCAGAGCCAGCCTCAGGCAAAAACCGGGATGCTACACCCTGCCGGAAATCCCGCCTATTGATTACATATATGGGGAAAGGGAAGCATTGCTGAGGCGGCTGGTATAA